The nucleotide window TGTCCGAGATCCCTGCCGCCGCCCCCCCGCCACCTCCGTACCGCTCGGCCGCCCAGCAGGCGAGGATGGTGATGCTCGCCCTGCTCGTCCTCGTGGTCGTGGAGATCGCCGCGGTGGTGGCCGACATCGGCCGGGCCGGCATCACCGGCCGCCTCCTCCGCGCCGAGAACGTGAGCGACAGCGAGATCACCTCGAGCGACAGCTTCGTGCACCTGACCGCGGTGATCGAGATCGCGGTCATGCTCGCCTGCGCCGGGCTCTTCCTGACCTGGCTGTACCGGGTGGTCGCCAACGGACCCGCCCTCGGTGGGCGCGAGCTGCGGTACACCCCGGCCTGGGCGGTGGGCTGGTGGTTCGTGCCCGTCGCCAACCTGGTGCGGCCGTTCCAGGTGGTCGCCGAGGCATGGATGCTCTCGGCCCGCGATCCCGAAGGCAGCCTCGGGCTGCTGCTCCCGGCCTGGTGGGGGCTGTTCATCCTCGGCAACGTGGTGAGCCGCGTCCTGGTGGTCCGGTCCGGTGCCGCCGACGACCTCACCGCGCTCCACAGCGGCGCGATCATCGACGCCGTCGCCTCGGTGGTGCTGATCGCGGCCGCGCTGCTCTGCGTGGTGATGGTGCGGCGGCTCACCGAGCGCCAGGAGCTCAGGCACCGCGCCCTCTCCGCCCCTCCGGCGGCGGCCGGGGGAGCCGCCTGACCAGGCTCACGGCTCGGTGCGGGTCCGGTGCGGGTTCGTCACCGCGATGCGACCCCAGCCGACGGGCGACACGGGGATCGTGTGTCCATCCCCTCACCAACCCTTCCGGAGCACGCTCATGGACCAGATCACCCTTCTCGACGGGCCGGTCGCCCTCACCGACGACGAGACCGCGCCCCTCCTCGAGGCCGCCCTTCCCGAGATCGCCGCCGCCATCCGCCGGCTCGCCGCCACCCTCGACGCCCACTCCGACGAGATCGCCCGCATGGTGGCCGTCGCCGCCTAGGCCCCCCCTCCCTCCGGAGCGCGCGGGGCGCGCTCCGCGGGGGCGCGGCCGGCGAGGACCTCGCCGAGCCGCCGGTGCAGGCCGGTGAGGCCGGTCATCGCGGACTCCAATTCGGCGGGGGGCGCCGCCGACAGCGCCACCAGGGTGGCCTCGGCCAGCGCCGCCAGCCCTGACCGCACCGCCGGCGGGTCGGTGGCGCCGCCGGGCTCGAGCTGCGCCGCCATCAGCCGCGCCGCCTCGTCGGCCGCCCGGCCGGAGAGCCCCTCGCTGTGGATGCGCTCCCAGAGCAGGCGTTGCAGCGGCGGGTTCTGCTGCAGACGCATCAGCGCGCGGGCGTGCTTCTCGGTGAGCTCGCCGGACCGGATGTCCTCGCGGATCGGCTCGGGGAGGCGGGTCACGTTCAGCAGGTTGTGGATGTGCTGGCGGGTGATGCCGACCACCTCGCCGACCTGCTGCCAGGACCGCAGGTTGAGACCGACGCGCAATCGCGTCAGTGCATGCGCGCGATCGACGGCATTGAGCTCCTCGCGCTGGATGTTCTCGATCAGCGCCTCGACGTACGCGCGCTCGTCGTCGGCGTCGACGACGATCGCAGGGATCTCCTGCAGTCCGGCGCCTCGCGCCGCTCTCCAGCGACGCTCGCCGGCGACGATCTCGTAGCTCCCCTCGCCACTGCGGCGCACCCGGATCGGCTGCAGCACGCCGTGCAGAGACACACTCTGGGTCAGCTCCTCGAGGCCGCGCGGGTCGATGCGGCGGCGCGGCTGGTCGGCGCGCGGATGGATGCGCTGCACCGGGATTCGTTGCAGTTCGAACCGTTCGGAGCGTGGGACAACATGGCCTGACAGGGACCGCTCGTCGTCGACCACAGTCCTCACCGTTCTATGACGCACAATCGCCCGCCGATCCTACGCCCTGCCGGGCCAATGCGATATCCGCGTCTGAGTCGGGAAGATGCCGTCGCGCTTTCAGATGCGCCGGTCGGGGAGGATGGCCCCCGCCGCCAGTTGCGTGGGTGCGGCGGGGGCCGCGGAGGGATGAATGGTTCATGGTGTCATCTGCGCTCGCGGTCGCCGGCGCCGTCATGTGACGCGCCGGCACCGGCAAAACCTGCGCGGGTGGACAGTTGTCTGTCCACCCGCATATGGGCTTGTCGCGAAAGCACGTCGAATGCGCTAGCGTGTCGCCCCACCGGTCGGCAGAGGGAAGGAGGGACAGGGACAGGTGCTGACGCCGACACCTCCGCCGCCACGGGGAACCCGGCGGGTGCGGCTCGACGGCGAGACCTGGACCGCCGCCCTGCGCCGCCTCCTGATGGAGCTCGCCGCCAGCTTCCGTCCCGGCTCGGTGGCGAGCGCCGAGGAGATGGCCCGCGGCGGAGCGCTGCTCTACGGGCCGGGCGCGCTCCTCGTCGGCGTCGCCACCCTCCTCCCCCACCCCGGCGCCGACCTCGGGGTGCTGACCCTCGCCGCCCTCGTCGCCGCGGGCATCGCCGCCGGGCTCTGGCTCCGCGGTGGCCGGCTGCCGCGCTCCGTCTATCCCGCGCTCTGCGCGGTGGGCACGATCCTGATCACCGTCGTCGTGCATTTCGGCGGGAGCGATGGGCCGGCCTTCGCCTTCCTCTACGTCTGGGCCGCCCTCTACGCCTTCTACTTCTTCCGCGCCGGGCAGATCCTGCTGCAGCTCCTGCTCCTCAGCCTCGCCTTCCTCCTGGTCGGAACCGCCCCGGACAAGCCCCTCGGCAGCGTCATGGTGATCGCCACCGTGTGCATCGCCGGGGTGCTGATGCGCGGCGCCGTGGACCGGCTGCGCCAGCGTGAGCGCAGCTTCCGCTTCCTCTTCGAGACCAACCCGCAGCCGATGTGGGTGTACGCGGCGGACGACCACCGTTTCCTCGCCGTCAACGACGCCGCGGTCGCCCAGTACGGGTACGGCCGGGAGGAGCTCGCCGCGATGCGGCTCTCCGACATCGCGCCGACCCACCGTGCGATGAACCCGGCGGCCGCGGGGGTGACGCCCCCCGCCGGGAGCCGCCGGGAGGTGCACCGGCTGAAGGACGGCCGTTCGATCGAGACCCAGGTGTTCGTCGACCACGTCTGGTTCGAGCGGCGCCCCGCCATGCTCGCGCTCTGCATCAACGTCACCGAGCAGACCGCCATGGAGCGCGAGCTGCGGCACCGCGCCTTCCACGACCCGCTGACCAAGCTCGCCAACCGGGCGCTGCTCCGCGACCGCCTCGCCCACGCCCTCGCCCGCCGCCGTCGCGAGCCGGCTCCGCTCGGCGTCGTGGTCATCGACCTCGACAACTTCAAGGCGGTCAACGACACCCTCGGTCACGGCGTCGGCGACGAGCTGCTCATCGCCGTCGCCGACCGGCTCGGGGGGCTGGTCCGTCCCGGCGACACGGTGGCGCACATCGGCGGCGACGAGTTCGCGATGCTCCTCGACGGCGCCGGCACCGAGGACCTGAGCGCGGTCGCCGAGCGCATCCTCGAGTCCTTCCGCAGCCCCTTCATCGCGGGGGGCTCGGAGATCGCGGTGACCGCCAGCGTCGGTGGGGCCGTCTCCACCATCGGCCGCTCCGTCGACGAGCTGCTCCGCGACGCCGACCTGGCGATGTACTCGGCGAAGACGGCGGGCAGGAACCGCTACGAGGTGTTCGCGGCGGCGCGCCACGGCGGCCAGCTGCGCCGGCTCGAGCGCACCACGGACCTGCGCAAGGCCGCCGAGAACGACGAGCTCTTCCTCGAGTACCAGCCGGTGATCTCGCTGTCGACCGGTGCGGTGGCGAGCATCGAGGCGCTGGTCCGGTGGCGCCATCCCCGCCTCGGAGTGATCTCCCCCGCCGACTTCATCCCCCTCGCCGAGGAGACCGGGCTGATGGTGCCGATCGGCAGCTGGGTGCTGCGGGCGGCCTGCGAGCAGATGCGCCGCTGGGAGGACACGCTCCCGCGGCCGTCGCACTTCCCGATGGCGGTCAACGTGTCACCGCAGCAGCTGCGCGAGAGCCAGTTCGTCGACGAGGTCGACGCCGTGCTCCGCGAGACCCACCTCGAGCCCTCCCGGCTGACCATCGAGGTCACCGAGAGCGCGATGGTGCACGACCTCGTGACCGTCCGCGAACGGCTCGAGCGGCTGCGCGCCTCCGGGGTGCGGGTGGCCCTCGACGACTTCGGATCCGGCTACTCGTCGCTGGGATACCTGCGCGGCCTGCCCCTCGATCTGGTGAAGATCGACCGCATCTTCATCGGCGACCTCGACCTCGACCCCGAGACCCCGTCGCTCATCGCCTCGATCGTGCGGCTGCTCCAGGCGCTCGACCTCGACATCGTCGCCGAGGGGGTCGAGACCTCCGCGCA belongs to Candidatus Dormiibacterota bacterium and includes:
- a CDS encoding ParB/RepB/Spo0J family partition protein: MRHRTVRTVVDDERSLSGHVVPRSERFELQRIPVQRIHPRADQPRRRIDPRGLEELTQSVSLHGVLQPIRVRRSGEGSYEIVAGERRWRAARGAGLQEIPAIVVDADDERAYVEALIENIQREELNAVDRAHALTRLRVGLNLRSWQQVGEVVGITRQHIHNLLNVTRLPEPIREDIRSGELTEKHARALMRLQQNPPLQRLLWERIHSEGLSGRAADEAARLMAAQLEPGGATDPPAVRSGLAALAEATLVALSAAPPAELESAMTGLTGLHRRLGEVLAGRAPAERAPRAPEGGGA
- a CDS encoding EAL domain-containing protein, with the protein product MLTPTPPPPRGTRRVRLDGETWTAALRRLLMELAASFRPGSVASAEEMARGGALLYGPGALLVGVATLLPHPGADLGVLTLAALVAAGIAAGLWLRGGRLPRSVYPALCAVGTILITVVVHFGGSDGPAFAFLYVWAALYAFYFFRAGQILLQLLLLSLAFLLVGTAPDKPLGSVMVIATVCIAGVLMRGAVDRLRQRERSFRFLFETNPQPMWVYAADDHRFLAVNDAAVAQYGYGREELAAMRLSDIAPTHRAMNPAAAGVTPPAGSRREVHRLKDGRSIETQVFVDHVWFERRPAMLALCINVTEQTAMERELRHRAFHDPLTKLANRALLRDRLAHALARRRREPAPLGVVVIDLDNFKAVNDTLGHGVGDELLIAVADRLGGLVRPGDTVAHIGGDEFAMLLDGAGTEDLSAVAERILESFRSPFIAGGSEIAVTASVGGAVSTIGRSVDELLRDADLAMYSAKTAGRNRYEVFAAARHGGQLRRLERTTDLRKAAENDELFLEYQPVISLSTGAVASIEALVRWRHPRLGVISPADFIPLAEETGLMVPIGSWVLRAACEQMRRWEDTLPRPSHFPMAVNVSPQQLRESQFVDEVDAVLRETHLEPSRLTIEVTESAMVHDLVTVRERLERLRASGVRVALDDFGSGYSSLGYLRGLPLDLVKIDRIFIGDLDLDPETPSLIASIVRLLQALDLDIVAEGVETSAQLEHVRALGVDWVQGFLLSPPAGPDTVVERLRGDLWRPHPVRI
- a CDS encoding DUF4328 domain-containing protein; the protein is MSEIPAAAPPPPPYRSAAQQARMVMLALLVLVVVEIAAVVADIGRAGITGRLLRAENVSDSEITSSDSFVHLTAVIEIAVMLACAGLFLTWLYRVVANGPALGGRELRYTPAWAVGWWFVPVANLVRPFQVVAEAWMLSARDPEGSLGLLLPAWWGLFILGNVVSRVLVVRSGAADDLTALHSGAIIDAVASVVLIAAALLCVVMVRRLTERQELRHRALSAPPAAAGGAA